Proteins co-encoded in one Streptomyces roseochromogenus subsp. oscitans DS 12.976 genomic window:
- a CDS encoding helix-turn-helix domain-containing protein, which translates to MTAAQRGIWTGTQLRRLLVERAGLELSAASVSALFTKQPSQVKLSTLSALCAALDCAPGDLLTLSDSTAPSNLPPRTAPDPASHPPQQQPVCHHRSLPPL; encoded by the coding sequence ATGACCGCGGCACAGCGCGGCATCTGGACCGGCACTCAACTGCGCCGCCTCCTCGTCGAGCGTGCCGGCCTCGAACTGTCCGCAGCATCGGTGTCCGCCCTGTTCACCAAACAGCCCTCCCAGGTGAAGCTGTCCACCCTGTCCGCCCTGTGCGCCGCCCTCGACTGCGCTCCAGGCGACCTGTTGACCTTGAGCGACTCCACCGCGCCCTCAAACCTTCCACCGCGCACCGCCCCCGACCCGGCCTCGCACCCTCCGCAGCAGCAGCCTGTGTGCCACCACCGGTCCCTGCCGCCGCTGTGA
- a CDS encoding integrase: MPAVPPWWSDFAAHLADHRHPIYAADVVATTARLIIATTTGDPHTLLAHARNNAPELVGALTDFFRIHGHLDPPPGLADRRAAARRTRRIEATPAPLRPQVDGFADFLLLQRERAQQLGLHPNQLKTIEIRLDTIRDLALHLHPEGHTSWASVTTADLESFLALAPDRRASHLAGMRQFFAHAHHSKAILHNPTDPITAVQQRGFHGPTLPPARQRTLYERWAANQNIHPHEAFIGLTALLHAATITELRQLTDADTDSDRHSVRFPGRSVHLPLDSATWTALQRCQEHRRRLGTDNPHLLVTRLTRTHHGPAGAAHIRDSLAPVGLLPRILRSTRLLALADELDAKILTVSLGMSYAGVAHYRPYPKLTRPV, encoded by the coding sequence ATGCCCGCCGTACCACCCTGGTGGAGCGACTTCGCCGCGCACCTCGCCGATCACCGCCACCCCATCTACGCAGCAGACGTCGTCGCCACCACTGCACGCCTGATCATTGCGACCACGACTGGCGACCCCCACACGCTGCTCGCACACGCCCGCAACAACGCCCCCGAACTCGTGGGAGCACTCACCGACTTCTTCCGCATCCATGGCCACCTCGACCCGCCACCGGGCCTCGCCGACAGGCGGGCCGCAGCGCGCCGCACCCGCCGCATCGAGGCCACCCCAGCCCCGCTGCGCCCCCAGGTCGACGGGTTCGCCGACTTCCTGCTGCTCCAGCGCGAGCGAGCCCAGCAACTCGGGCTACACCCCAACCAGCTGAAGACCATCGAGATCCGCCTGGACACGATCCGAGACCTGGCCCTCCACCTCCACCCCGAGGGACATACGAGCTGGGCGAGCGTCACCACCGCCGACCTGGAATCCTTCCTCGCGCTGGCCCCGGACCGCCGCGCCTCCCACCTCGCAGGAATGCGCCAGTTCTTCGCCCACGCCCACCACTCCAAGGCCATCCTCCACAACCCCACGGACCCGATAACTGCCGTGCAGCAGAGGGGATTTCACGGACCTACTCTCCCCCCAGCCCGGCAGCGCACCCTGTACGAACGGTGGGCCGCCAACCAGAACATCCATCCGCACGAAGCCTTCATCGGCCTCACCGCCCTCCTCCACGCAGCAACCATCACCGAGCTGCGCCAGCTCACCGACGCCGACACCGACTCCGACCGCCACAGCGTCCGGTTCCCCGGCAGATCAGTGCATCTCCCTCTGGACAGTGCGACCTGGACGGCGCTGCAACGCTGCCAGGAGCACCGGCGCCGACTCGGTACGGACAACCCCCACCTGCTCGTCACCCGGCTCACCCGCACCCACCACGGACCGGCCGGCGCCGCCCACATCCGCGACAGCCTTGCGCCCGTCGGCCTCCTGCCGCGCATCCTGCGCTCCACACGTCTGCTCGCTCTCGCAGACGAACTCGACGCCAAGATCCTCACTGTCTCCTTAGGAATGTCCTACGCAGGAGTTGCCCACTACCGGCCCTACCCGAAGCTCACCAGACCCGTGTGA
- a CDS encoding TniQ family protein, translating to MPTTNTGPKLAPLPMQVRPVLGEGIASYIQRLAQANHLSPDELTAVLCPRGRARPPELHLLAQLTNSTVDALRRALPDAPGRVNTDPNRAGPFPQRVDHALPSLFDRVDLLMALGEALHFGVHRNVLRHRYPRLRRHLLRLALQHQPRQHRPPHLR from the coding sequence ATGCCCACCACGAACACCGGCCCGAAGCTGGCTCCCCTGCCCATGCAGGTCAGGCCCGTCCTCGGTGAAGGGATCGCCTCCTACATACAGCGCTTGGCACAGGCCAACCACCTGTCGCCGGACGAGCTCACCGCTGTCCTCTGCCCCCGCGGCAGGGCCCGGCCTCCGGAGCTGCACCTGCTCGCCCAGCTCACCAACAGCACCGTCGATGCCCTGCGACGCGCTCTCCCCGACGCACCAGGACGTGTCAACACCGACCCGAACCGCGCAGGACCGTTCCCGCAGCGGGTCGACCATGCACTCCCAAGCCTCTTCGATCGGGTCGATCTCCTCATGGCGCTCGGTGAGGCACTCCACTTCGGTGTCCACCGAAACGTCCTCCGCCACCGCTATCCGCGGCTCAGACGCCACCTCCTCCGCCTCGCACTCCAGCACCAGCCACGACAACATCGGCCACCCCACCTGAGATGA
- a CDS encoding ATP-binding protein, which produces MTHPQNLLDPSADEPQEPDQHLTTLAGWRAFVADQPVIPELLSDTDHAKLTPAERTRYDEDRIDHHTRLLVVATSTVQHTVTCGRRLVLLNRHAVSARRGLIVSGPAGTGKTTAITQLGRAHELLDRARHPGVSDRIPVVYITVPPAATPRMVTVEFARFLGLPTRSRSNITDILESVCGVLTDARVGLVLVDELHNISLATRSGAEVADTLKYFSERIPATFVYAGINVERNLFDGTRGQQIAGRFTLIPTAPLPYNSEWQGLVATLENSLRLHAHKPGSLTGLDRYLHDRTGGMIGSLSHLIRGAALDAILTGSEEITEQSLQAIPLDHSSDSR; this is translated from the coding sequence ATGACACACCCGCAAAACCTGCTCGACCCGTCGGCCGACGAGCCGCAGGAGCCGGACCAGCACCTGACGACCCTCGCCGGCTGGCGGGCCTTCGTCGCTGACCAGCCCGTCATACCCGAGCTGCTGAGCGACACCGACCACGCGAAGCTCACACCGGCCGAACGGACCCGCTACGACGAGGACCGGATCGACCACCACACCCGGCTGCTGGTGGTGGCGACCTCGACCGTCCAGCACACGGTCACCTGCGGGCGCCGCCTGGTGCTGCTGAACCGGCACGCGGTCAGCGCCCGCCGCGGCCTGATCGTCTCCGGCCCGGCCGGCACCGGCAAGACCACCGCGATCACCCAGCTCGGCCGCGCACACGAACTCCTGGACCGGGCCCGTCATCCCGGCGTGAGCGACCGCATCCCGGTCGTCTACATAACTGTCCCGCCGGCCGCCACACCGCGCATGGTGACGGTGGAGTTCGCCCGCTTCCTCGGCCTGCCCACCCGCTCGCGTTCGAACATCACCGACATCCTGGAGTCGGTCTGCGGCGTGTTGACCGACGCCCGGGTCGGCCTGGTCCTCGTCGACGAACTGCACAACATCTCACTGGCGACCAGATCCGGAGCCGAGGTCGCCGACACGCTGAAGTACTTCTCCGAGCGCATCCCCGCGACGTTCGTCTATGCCGGGATCAACGTCGAACGCAACCTGTTCGACGGCACCCGCGGACAGCAGATCGCCGGACGCTTCACCCTGATCCCCACCGCCCCGCTGCCCTACAACAGCGAATGGCAGGGACTGGTCGCCACCCTGGAGAACTCTCTGCGGCTCCACGCGCACAAGCCCGGCAGCCTCACCGGCCTGGACCGCTACCTCCACGACCGCACCGGTGGCATGATCGGTTCGCTCTCGCACCTGATCCGCGGCGCCGCCCTGGACGCGATCCTCACCGGCAGCGAAGAGATCACCGAGCAGAGCCTGCAGGCGATCCCGCTCGACCACAGTTCCGACTCCCGCTAA
- a CDS encoding Mu transposase C-terminal domain-containing protein, whose translation MRRLSRPASIGVGDRVRFTGQSRAVLAVSAQAVILSDEGGSPREVPLAMLLADDSFKVISSPERMPLPPVSLLEALPQRAREKALWWEGHILEVLHGIDPTAGEDARPRPEYDPARHSLTARERAKAAELTAAGYRVSVSTVGNFRRRYQAEGLLGLADRRPVRKRPRFGTVDDAVVEAMRQAIKEGEDDSTRTGTYIIWRTGEILKEAGEPVELPSQATLYRLLAKLSQGNPVSATARNRRSRAHGATAPFGQWTVFAPGEVVQIDSTPLDVLVRLDDGVVGKVELTGMVDVATRTVTAAVLRPTTKSVDASVLLARTVTPELMRRGWVDALRMSRSVLPYRRLLDIDERLEHAAAKPVIVPEMIVCDHGKAFISRNFRASCRFLEIDFQPTHKAAPFQKGHVEKMLDSVGTLFAQFVAGYTGRSTDHRGRHLEKQPLWSLPELQELLDEWLVAKWQNREHDGLRDPLHPGRSFTPNEKYAALVEACGSVPVALSAEDYIELLPSTWRAVNDYGIRIKRRTYDGPDLIRRQHSGVTEKKGLWEVHYDPYDISRIWVRNHHGQGEWIEATWKHLRHTPVPFGELAWDHAARGLPEGTEAEIAQAAAALLTRAHAGPQDTAAKPKKRTRRDKRVAARTKATPPVPTPPPAPHPAPEPEPQRAEEEEPLAKVIPLGLFDPLADPWKTR comes from the coding sequence ATGCGCAGGCTGTCGAGGCCGGCCTCGATCGGGGTGGGCGACCGGGTGCGGTTCACCGGGCAGAGTCGGGCAGTGCTCGCGGTGTCCGCCCAGGCGGTGATCCTGTCCGACGAGGGTGGCTCGCCGCGTGAGGTCCCGCTTGCGATGCTGCTGGCCGATGACAGCTTCAAGGTGATCAGCAGCCCGGAGAGGATGCCGCTGCCGCCGGTGTCGCTGCTGGAAGCGCTTCCGCAGCGAGCGCGGGAGAAGGCTCTGTGGTGGGAGGGCCACATCCTGGAAGTCCTCCACGGCATCGACCCCACCGCGGGTGAGGACGCCCGGCCCCGGCCCGAGTACGACCCGGCTCGCCACTCGCTGACCGCGCGGGAGCGGGCCAAGGCGGCCGAGTTGACGGCGGCGGGCTACCGGGTCAGCGTCAGCACTGTCGGCAACTTCCGCCGCCGCTACCAGGCCGAGGGCCTGCTGGGGCTGGCTGACCGCCGGCCGGTTCGCAAGAGGCCGCGGTTCGGCACGGTCGATGACGCGGTGGTCGAGGCCATGCGGCAGGCGATCAAGGAGGGCGAGGACGACTCCACCCGCACCGGCACCTACATCATCTGGCGGACCGGCGAGATCCTGAAGGAAGCGGGCGAGCCGGTCGAGTTGCCGTCGCAGGCGACCCTCTATCGGCTCCTGGCCAAGCTGTCGCAGGGCAACCCCGTCTCGGCAACGGCCCGCAACCGCCGCTCGAGAGCACACGGGGCGACGGCGCCGTTCGGGCAGTGGACGGTGTTCGCGCCGGGCGAGGTGGTGCAGATCGACTCCACCCCGCTGGACGTTCTCGTCCGCCTGGACGACGGGGTGGTGGGCAAGGTCGAGCTCACCGGCATGGTCGACGTCGCGACCAGGACGGTGACCGCGGCGGTGCTGCGGCCCACCACCAAGTCCGTCGACGCCAGCGTGCTGCTGGCCCGCACCGTCACCCCTGAGCTGATGCGCCGGGGCTGGGTGGACGCCTTGCGGATGTCGAGGTCGGTGCTGCCCTACCGCCGGCTGCTGGACATCGACGAGCGCCTGGAGCACGCGGCGGCGAAGCCGGTGATCGTGCCGGAGATGATCGTCTGTGATCACGGCAAGGCGTTCATCTCCCGCAACTTCCGGGCTTCCTGCCGCTTCCTGGAGATCGACTTCCAGCCCACCCACAAGGCGGCCCCGTTCCAGAAGGGGCACGTGGAGAAGATGCTGGACTCCGTCGGCACGCTGTTCGCCCAGTTCGTCGCCGGTTACACCGGCCGCAGCACCGACCACCGCGGCCGCCATCTGGAAAAGCAGCCCCTGTGGTCCCTGCCCGAGCTGCAGGAGCTTCTCGACGAATGGCTGGTCGCGAAGTGGCAGAACCGCGAACACGACGGTCTGCGCGACCCGTTGCACCCGGGGCGGTCGTTCACGCCGAACGAGAAGTACGCCGCCCTGGTGGAAGCCTGCGGTTCCGTCCCGGTCGCGCTCAGCGCAGAGGACTACATCGAGCTGCTGCCGTCGACCTGGCGGGCGGTGAACGACTACGGCATCAGGATCAAGCGCCGCACCTACGACGGCCCGGACCTGATCCGCCGCCAGCACTCCGGCGTCACGGAGAAGAAGGGCTTGTGGGAGGTCCACTACGACCCCTACGACATCTCCCGGATCTGGGTACGCAACCACCACGGCCAAGGCGAGTGGATCGAAGCGACCTGGAAGCACCTGCGTCACACGCCGGTCCCGTTCGGGGAACTGGCCTGGGACCACGCCGCCCGGGGCCTGCCCGAGGGCACCGAGGCGGAGATCGCTCAGGCGGCCGCCGCCCTGCTGACCCGCGCCCACGCCGGCCCCCAGGACACCGCGGCGAAGCCGAAGAAGCGCACTCGCCGGGACAAGCGGGTGGCCGCCCGCACCAAGGCGACCCCGCCGGTCCCGACCCCGCCACCGGCCCCACATCCCGCACCGGAACCTGAGCCACAGCGGGCGGAAGAGGAAGAACCGCTCGCCAAGGTGATCCCGCTGGGCCTGTTCGACCCGCTCGCCGACCCCTGGAAGACTCGATGA
- the tap gene encoding telomere-associated protein Tap: MSELFDAVDALVASRAPLPPAAERKRLRQAHGLTLDQVAAALKVRRATVSGWESARKPTEPRGPEREAYARLLNKLAEIYPAPAADTAALDEGTTVPVPETFTGQSAAVAPSPTASETSTSPIAPEAATATPVEAPFTPAVPERPAARRPVTSSRRPAAKKAVKPAADPRFPHGPLAVLDGDGSAYGVDGIVLDCPATTVPELVEWTLRESGLGAPKLNRYGKESDPLIVLTAAAAVKLGLPERLEGHEQRRSLRLPEDHPVVKQVVKAKWQLTQRGFGPWARIYRKAQGRDRQCVQLAILSWDALDERSWPGVAEMEPADIARVLGVYAQRVITPRGSTAVSGLELMTALRPPTRPVQDPETGNWVSGPNPGSLGTEPMDPAPPEATPEHPVVVNSGWTGGFLNEEAYQWVRPVDLLSDEECLLPFAVGLDLNTAFLAAAARLVVGLSAPDHFHAPKFNPKIPGSWLVDLSHIELDPRLPSPFTPDGSRPTSPAWYQTHTVAYAQELGYDVQPIEAYLRRETGAYLDPWHDRLKNAYVDTLADLGVTRDLSDAEFLAAMERHKQVDPALAAVLSAIKATVKGGVGKLRERPQGRHYKEGERWPALERPTWRPDIRAAVISKARVNMHRKLNNMAKMTGLYPLAVLSDCVVYPSPGPSPLDFLPYAASGKPQPGGFRLGPTPGLAKVEGVQELSWAVDLMEQGYNPARHIKGDGHDAVFDEGE; the protein is encoded by the coding sequence ATGTCCGAGTTGTTCGACGCGGTCGACGCGCTGGTCGCGTCCCGTGCTCCGCTGCCGCCGGCGGCGGAGCGCAAGCGGCTGCGCCAGGCGCACGGCCTGACGCTGGACCAGGTGGCCGCCGCGCTGAAGGTGCGCCGGGCGACGGTGTCCGGCTGGGAGTCCGCCAGGAAACCGACCGAGCCTCGCGGCCCGGAACGTGAGGCGTACGCGCGGCTGTTGAACAAGCTCGCAGAGATCTACCCCGCCCCGGCCGCCGACACCGCTGCCCTTGATGAGGGCACGACGGTGCCGGTGCCCGAGACGTTCACCGGCCAGTCGGCCGCCGTCGCGCCCTCGCCGACGGCGTCGGAGACGTCTACCAGCCCGATCGCGCCCGAGGCGGCGACGGCCACGCCAGTGGAGGCTCCCTTCACCCCGGCCGTGCCGGAGCGCCCTGCCGCCCGCCGCCCGGTGACGTCGTCACGGCGCCCGGCAGCAAAGAAGGCCGTGAAGCCCGCCGCCGACCCGCGGTTCCCGCACGGTCCGCTCGCCGTGCTGGACGGCGACGGCTCCGCGTACGGCGTCGACGGCATCGTGCTCGACTGCCCGGCCACCACGGTGCCGGAGCTGGTGGAGTGGACGCTGCGCGAGTCGGGCCTCGGTGCGCCGAAGCTCAACCGCTACGGCAAGGAAAGCGACCCGCTGATCGTGCTCACCGCCGCGGCCGCCGTGAAGCTCGGGCTGCCGGAGCGCCTGGAGGGTCACGAGCAGCGCCGCTCCCTGCGCCTCCCGGAGGACCACCCGGTCGTCAAGCAGGTAGTGAAGGCGAAGTGGCAGCTCACGCAGCGCGGGTTCGGACCGTGGGCGCGGATCTACCGCAAGGCCCAGGGCCGCGACCGGCAGTGCGTGCAGCTCGCGATCCTGTCCTGGGACGCCCTCGATGAGCGGTCCTGGCCCGGCGTCGCGGAGATGGAACCGGCCGACATCGCCCGCGTCCTCGGTGTCTACGCCCAGCGGGTCATCACCCCACGAGGCTCCACCGCCGTCTCCGGCCTGGAGCTGATGACGGCGCTGCGCCCGCCCACCCGGCCGGTGCAGGATCCGGAGACCGGGAACTGGGTGTCCGGCCCCAACCCCGGCTCGCTGGGGACGGAGCCGATGGACCCGGCGCCGCCGGAGGCCACCCCCGAGCACCCCGTCGTCGTGAACTCGGGCTGGACCGGCGGCTTCCTCAATGAGGAGGCGTACCAGTGGGTGCGGCCGGTCGACTTGCTCAGCGATGAGGAGTGCCTACTGCCCTTCGCGGTCGGCCTGGACCTGAACACGGCGTTCCTCGCTGCCGCGGCTCGCCTGGTCGTCGGCCTCAGCGCCCCCGACCACTTCCACGCCCCGAAGTTCAACCCGAAGATCCCCGGGAGCTGGCTGGTCGACCTCTCCCACATCGAGCTGGACCCGCGCCTGCCCAGCCCGTTCACCCCGGACGGCAGCCGTCCGACGAGCCCGGCCTGGTACCAGACGCATACCGTCGCCTACGCCCAGGAACTCGGCTACGACGTCCAGCCGATCGAGGCGTACCTGCGCCGGGAGACCGGCGCGTACCTGGACCCGTGGCACGACCGGCTCAAGAACGCCTACGTCGACACCCTCGCCGACCTCGGCGTCACCCGGGACCTGTCCGATGCGGAGTTCCTCGCCGCGATGGAGCGCCACAAGCAGGTCGACCCGGCCCTGGCCGCCGTACTCTCCGCGATCAAGGCGACCGTGAAGGGCGGCGTGGGGAAGCTCCGCGAGCGCCCGCAGGGCCGCCACTACAAGGAAGGGGAGCGGTGGCCGGCCCTGGAGCGCCCGACCTGGCGCCCCGACATCCGGGCCGCCGTCATCAGCAAGGCCCGGGTCAACATGCACCGCAAGCTCAATAACATGGCGAAGATGACGGGCCTGTACCCGCTGGCCGTGCTCTCCGACTGCGTCGTCTACCCCTCGCCCGGCCCAAGCCCGCTCGACTTCCTGCCGTACGCTGCCTCTGGCAAGCCCCAGCCGGGAGGCTTCCGCCTCGGGCCGACGCCGGGCCTGGCGAAGGTGGAGGGAGTGCAGGAACTTTCGTGGGCAGTCGACTTGATGGAGCAGGGCTACAACCCCGCCCGGCACATCAAGGGCGACGGCCACGATGCCGTGTTCGATGAGGGCGAGTAG
- the tpg gene encoding telomere-protecting terminal protein Tpg — MEIHAALERADREAFTKDPPKTLKGQIGYLIRQLGSAKAVAQEIGVTADSVNRYRRGARKHPRADVAAKIDDAVRTRWQPQIRKRRQRQAATTGGITVETRAQFGYTAPIGTTDDGRFRRLTVHLPPVYAQRLFDARDAGASDQQMREIVAEGLQEIYFKDGGVRAQGLEVSLNNIDYFDVSF; from the coding sequence GTGGAGATCCATGCCGCGCTGGAACGCGCCGACCGGGAGGCGTTCACCAAGGATCCGCCCAAGACACTCAAGGGCCAGATCGGCTACCTCATCCGGCAGTTGGGCAGCGCGAAGGCCGTCGCCCAGGAGATCGGCGTCACCGCCGACTCCGTCAACCGCTACCGACGCGGCGCCCGCAAGCACCCCCGCGCCGACGTCGCCGCGAAGATCGACGACGCAGTGCGGACCCGCTGGCAGCCGCAGATCCGCAAGCGCCGGCAGCGCCAGGCCGCCACCACGGGCGGGATCACGGTCGAGACCCGCGCCCAGTTCGGCTACACCGCGCCCATCGGCACGACCGACGACGGAAGGTTCCGGCGCCTGACCGTGCACCTCCCCCCGGTGTACGCGCAGCGCCTGTTCGACGCCCGCGACGCCGGGGCCAGCGACCAGCAGATGCGCGAAATCGTGGCCGAGGGATTGCAGGAAATCTATTTCAAGGACGGCGGAGTGCGTGCCCAGGGCCTCGAAGTGAGCCTCAACAACATCGACTATTTCGACGTTTCCTTCTAG
- a CDS encoding PIN domain-containing protein, with protein sequence MLITPRPGTDRQNLLDALRTVHTAASNERGAGHSSAYHRLLSYLEWALRSAQQLRNQVSAEDLTALVLTKRHDTLLDGVGHLAGTEQQRLVNLLVDQELAERVETLEAAIDLLRSLMTRWDGPEWFVVADSSFYIQNPDKLEDVDLHQVLGLPSGEHIRLLFPIAVVDELDGLKEAGKHRPRWRAGHTLGLLDGTLNGSLSGILRRPRLTQDEVRGQISLEIVLDPPGHVRLPLADDEIIDRAVAIQSLAGRPVRLLTCDTSQHTRGKAAGLQVTKVPAKDPGPEPDWEAQDRTGNGTRAKRRERQSADAVALQADGSAD encoded by the coding sequence ATGCTCATCACGCCCCGCCCGGGAACGGACCGGCAGAACCTCCTCGATGCGCTGCGGACCGTACACACAGCAGCATCCAACGAACGCGGCGCCGGTCATTCCAGCGCCTACCACCGGCTGCTCAGCTATCTGGAGTGGGCCCTGCGCTCAGCCCAGCAGCTGCGGAACCAGGTCAGCGCCGAAGACCTCACCGCCCTGGTCCTGACGAAGCGTCACGACACGCTCCTGGACGGCGTCGGGCACCTCGCGGGCACGGAGCAGCAGCGTCTTGTGAACCTGCTGGTGGACCAGGAACTGGCGGAGCGCGTCGAGACCCTCGAAGCGGCGATAGACCTGCTGCGGTCGCTGATGACCCGCTGGGACGGACCGGAGTGGTTCGTGGTCGCCGACTCCAGCTTCTACATCCAGAACCCCGACAAGCTGGAAGACGTCGACCTGCACCAGGTGCTGGGTCTGCCGTCCGGCGAGCACATCCGGTTGCTGTTCCCGATCGCCGTGGTCGACGAGCTGGACGGCCTGAAGGAGGCGGGCAAGCACCGGCCGCGATGGCGAGCGGGCCACACACTGGGACTTCTGGACGGCACGCTGAACGGGTCCCTGTCCGGGATTCTGCGCCGGCCTCGCCTCACCCAGGACGAAGTCCGCGGCCAGATCAGCCTGGAGATCGTCCTGGACCCGCCCGGGCACGTGCGGCTGCCCCTCGCCGATGACGAGATCATTGACCGGGCGGTGGCGATCCAGTCCCTCGCAGGGCGCCCTGTGCGGCTGTTGACCTGCGACACCAGTCAGCACACCCGCGGAAAGGCGGCTGGTCTGCAGGTGACGAAGGTGCCGGCGAAGGATCCAGGGCCGGAACCCGACTGGGAGGCTCAGGACAGGACCGGAAACGGCACCCGCGCCAAGCGTCGCGAGAGGCAGTCCGCCGACGCGGTAGCCCTCCAGGCAGACGGGTCGGCGGACTAG